In one window of Macadamia integrifolia cultivar HAES 741 chromosome 2, SCU_Mint_v3, whole genome shotgun sequence DNA:
- the LOC122071979 gene encoding AUGMIN subunit 7-like — MMEVPQLHGFGPAANRLLEAYKTLLKFLWNLRNLKDSHAAVAVGSAESAPDEHSSVTRIIAECESALTFLNRDLGILSASVARERGEEAQ, encoded by the exons ATGATGGAAGTACCACAGTTGCATGGCTTTGGGCCAGCTGCCAATCGCTTGTTGGAGGCTTATAAAACGCTTTTGAAG TTTCTCTGGAACTTGAGGAATCTCAAAGATTCACatgctgctgttgctgttggGTCGGCTGAATCAGCACCAGATGAACACTCTTCTGTCACAAGAATAATTGCCGAGTGTGAGTCAGCATTGACATTTTTGAATCGTGATCTTGGGATCCTTTCTGCTTCTGTTGCTCGAGAACGGGGTGAAGAGGCACAATAA